In Halosimplex halophilum, the genomic stretch ACTCGTCGAGGTCGAGATCCCCGACGACGATCCCACCGTCCCGTGGACGGAGTTCGTCCCCGAGGAGGCGGCGATCCGCGGGTTCCACTCGGTGACGCTGTGGCTCGCCGACCCCCAGCCCACCGAGGAGTTGCTGGAGGCGATGGGCATGGAGCGGGTTGGCACCGAGGAAGCGGAGGGTGGCACGCCCGGCGACGAGCGCACCCGCTTCGAGGCGACCGGCGCGGTCGGGCAGTACGTCGACGTGCTCCCGACGATCCAGGGCGGCCGGCAGGGCCACGGCACGGTCCACCACGTCGCCTTCCAGACGCCCACCGACGAGGACCAGGAGGGGATGCGCAAGGCCGTCCGCTCGCGCGGGCTCAGCCCCACCCAGCAGATCGACCGCCACTGGTTCCGCTCGGTGTACTTCCGCGAGCACGGCGGCGTCCTCTTCGAACTCGCGACCAGGGATCCGGGCTACACCAGCGACGAACCGCTCGACGACCTCGGCGGCCGGCTCGTCCTCCCCGGGACGTTCGAGGACCGCCGCGAGGAGATCGAGGCCAACCTCGCCGACGTGACCGTCCCGCGCGCCGAGGCTGCCGAAGCCGACGACTGAGACCGCTCGGCCGACGCGCGTATCGGACCGTGAAACAGCCACCGTGGCGCGCGCTGGAGCGCGCTTTCATGCGCGCGACAACACCGCGCGAGGGATGAGCATCGCAGGCCGCAGGCCGAGACGCGCAAGAGGCTGGGGAGGTGTGAGGCCCCCTGCGGTGCTGTGCGGGGCGGTGCCGTTCCTGGCGGACTGAACGGGCGAGGCGCGCTCGCGCTTGTTCAGTCGTCTGAGCGGGCCATTATCCGAAGCGGCCCTTGGGCCGCGAGGATATCCCGCTCAGCGACCGCGAGCGCGCCTCGCCCTTTCAGCGCTCACTGTCGAGTACAGTCGATTCAACTCCTGGCGAGCGAATCGCGTCACGCTTTTCCCGACGACCCACCGAACTCCGACGATGACCGACGTGGAGCGCGCAGCCCGAGCCATCGCGGACGGCGACCTGGTGGTCTACCCGACCGAGACCGTCTACGGGATGGGTGCGAACGCCGTCGACGCCGAGGCGGTCGAGCGGGTCTTCGAGGTCAAGGGCCGCGACCGGGACAAGCCCGTCTCGCTGGGCGTGCCGAGCGTCGAGCGGGCCACCGAGTACGTCGACCCGACCGAGCGGGAACTCGACTTCATGCGCGAGTTCCTGCCCGGGCCGGTCACCGTCGTAGTCAGGCGACGCGACGCCGTGCCCGACGTGCTGACCGCCGGGCGCGAGAAGGTCGGCGTCCGCGTCCCCGACCACGACCTCGCGCTGGAACTGTTCGAGGCGGCCGAAGTACCGGTCACCGCCACGAGCGCCAACCTCTCGGGGACCGGGAGCGTCCGGGAGCCCTCGGAGCTGAGCGACGAGGTCCGCGAGCGGGTGGCCGCGGTGCTCGACGGCGGGCGCACCGACGGGATGGAGAGCACCGTCGTCGACGCCGAGACCGGCGAGATCCACCGCCGCGGCGCGATGGCCGACGACATCGAGGCGTGGCTCGCCGACCACGCCGACACCGGGTAGTTCGACACGAAACAGGGGGCGAAGTCGCAACTAATCGCCGGGGACACCGTCAGGTACCGGGGTTCGACACGAAACAGGGGGCGAAGTCGCAACTAATCGCCGGGGACACCGTCAGGTACCGGGGTTCGACACGAAACAGGGGGCGAAGTCGCAACTAATCGACGCGGATGCCGGAGACGGCGTCGTGGAGCCGGTCGGCCAGCTCCTCGGCGCGGTCGGCCGAGCGGGCCTCGGCGTAGACGCGGACGACGGGCTCGGTGCCCGACGGGCGGGCGAGCACCCAGCCGTCGCCGTAGTCGAGGCGGTAACCGTCCGTCGTGTCGAGGTCGGCGACCGACTCCTCCGCGGCGCGCTCGATGGCGTCGAGCATGGCCTCGCGCTGTCGCTCGCTGTCGTAGGCCACGTCCCGGCGGACGTTCACGTAGTCGTCGTAGTCGGCGACCACGTCGCTCGCGGGTTCGCCGCGGCGGGCGAGCAACTCGCAGAACCGGGCTGCCGTGTAGGCGCCGTCGCGGGCGATGCGGTAGTCGGGGAAGAGGACGCCGCCGTTGCCCTCGCCGGCGACGGGGACGGACTCGCCGGTCGCCAGCAGGTCGCGGATGCGCGAGACGATGTACGTCGACCCGATGGGCGTCAGGGTCAGGTCCGCGCCGGCGGCGTCGACCACGTCAACGAGCCGCTGGGAGGCGTTGACCGCGGAGACGGCGGTGTCGCCCTCGTCGAGGGCGTCGGCGGCCAGCGCCGCGAGGGCGGCGCCGCCCTCGACGTGGTCGCCCCGCTCGTCGACGAAGATGGCGCGGTCGGCGTCGCCGTCGTGGGCGACCCCCAGGTCGGCGTCCGTGGCGCGGACGAACCGCCGGAGGTCGCCGAGGTTCGCCGCGACGGGCTCGGGGTCGCGCCCGGGGAAGTGGCCGTCGGGCTGGGCGTGGATCGTCTTGACGCGGCAGCCGAGCCGGCGGAAGAACTCGGGGCTGGTGACCGCGCCGGCGCCGTGGCCGGGGTCGACCGCGACGGTGAGGTCGGCGTCGGCGACGGCCTCGCGGTCGACGGCGGCGAGCAGTTCGTCGACGTAGGCGCGGGCGGCGCCGTCGACGTGGCGGCGCTCGCCGGTCTCCGCCCAGCCGACGCGCCGTGGCGCCTCGTCGAGCAGCCGCGTCTCGATGGCTTCGAGCCGTTCGCGCGGGAGTTCGACGCCGTCGGCGCCGACGAGCTTGATGCCGTTGTACTCGGGGGGGTTGTGCGAGGCGGTGACCATCAGGCCCGGGACGCCCTCCCGCTCGGCGTAGGCCTGGAGGCCGGGCGTGGGGACGACGCCGAGGCGGTCGACGGAGACGCCGACGCTGGCGAGGCCGCCGGCGACGGAATCGACGAGCATCGGGCCGGTCCGGCGGGTGTCCCGGGCGACCGCGACGCGGTCGGCGCCCCCGGCGCGCCAGACGGTGCCGGCCGCCTGCGCCACGTCGGTTGCATCGCTCGGCGTGAGGTCGTCGTTGACCACGCCGCGCACGCCGCTGGACCCGAAGACCCTCATCACGCGCTAGTCAGCGGTCCGCCCGCATAGTGGTTCCGGAGCGCGACGGACCGGCCGGGCGGCCGCCGCCCGGCGCCGCTTGCCCTCGCAAGCCCTAGCGATTCGCCGGCCGGTCGCTTCCCGGCCGATAGCTCCCCGGCATCGCGCTCCACTCGCGGCGCTCGCGGCGCGACCGCGTATCGAACCGGCTAAACCGCGGGCGGCCGACAGCCGGGGTATGGACACCCAGGGACTCATCGACGCGCTCCGCGCGGCCGACGCCGTCAAGTTCGGGGAGTTCGAGCTCTCCCACGGCGGCACCTCGAACTACTACGTCGACAAGTACCTCTTCGAGACCGACCCCGACTGCCTCGAAGCTATCGCCGAGGCGTTCGCCGACCACCTCGCGCGGACGACCGACGGCGAGACCAAACTCGCCGGCGTCGCGCTGGGCGCCGTCCCGCTGGTCGCGGTCACCAGCGTCGAGTCGGGCAACCCCTACGTCATCGTCCGCAAGCAGCAGAAGGAGTACGGCACCGCCAACCTCGTCGAGGGCGAACTCGCCGACGGCGAGGAGGTCGTGGTGCTGGAGGACATCGCGACGACCGGTCAGAGCGCCGTCGACGCCGCCGAGGCGCTGCGGGAGGCCGGCGCGGTCGTGAACCGGGTGCTCGTCGTCGTCGACCGCGAGGAGGGCGCCGCCGAGAACCTCGCCGAGCACGACCTCGAACTCGAATCGCTGGTCACCGCCTCTGACCTGCTCGACGACGCGCCCGAGGGCGTGGACGCGACCTGACGCCAGCACCGTCTGACTCCCACGCCGCCCGACGCCTACGTCACCTGACGCCGGGGAGCCCCGATTTCGGATCCCGCGAAATTCACCGACCGGTCGACGGCGGTATCCGGCCGCTCCGCGCCTGTGAATCACACGCACGGAAGGGGCAGTCGGCCCACGTCACAACGCTTTTATTCGATAGCGCGTTAGCGAAGGGCAGGATGGCAGGTGACTGCTTTACAGGCGGGCCTCGCGCCCCATAACCAGTCACCGCCACGTTCTCGCGCTCGTCGCTCGCTGCCGGACAGCGGCGCCTGGCGCGGTGGAGGTCGATGACATGTCACAGCAGGAATCCTCAGTCACGGTGGAACTGCCCGATGGAAGCACGCTCGACGTTCCGTCGGGCGCCACAGTCGAAGACGTGGCCTACGAGATCGGTCCGGGGCTGGGCTCCGACACCGTCGCCGGCAAGCTCGACGGCGAACTCGTCGCCAAGGAGGAGCCCGTCTACGACGGCGCACGCGTCGAGATCGTCACCCCCTCGGCCGACGAGTACCTGCAGGTGATGCGCCACTCGGCCGCCCACGTCCTCGCCCAGGCGGTCCTGCGGGAGTACCCCGACGCCGACCTCGCCACCGGCCCGCCCACCGAGGAGGGATTCTACTACGACTTCGACGGCGTCGACGTCGACGAGGACGACTTCGACGAGCTGGTCGCCGAGATGGAGTCCATCGTCGAAGACGACCTGGCGATCGAGCGCGAGGAGGTCCCCATCGACGAGGCCCGCGAGCGGGTGGCCGGCTCCCCCTACAAGGAGGAGATCCTCGAGGACCTCGCGGCGGGCGACCGCGGCGCCGACGACGACATCGAGACGGTCTCGTTCTACAGCCAGGGCGAGTTCTCGGACCTCTGTGCCGGCCCGCACGTCGCCTCGACCGGCGAGATCGGGGCCGTCGACCTCCGGGAGATCGCCGCGACCAACTGGCGCGGCGACGAGGACCAGCCGCGGCTCACCCGCGTCTACGGCACCGCCTTCGAGTCGGAGTCGGACCTGGAGGACTACTGGGAGCGCAAGGAGGAGGCCGAGCGCCGCGACCACCGCCGCATCGGCCGGGAGATGAACCTCTTCTCCATCCCCGAGCACTCCCCCGGCTGCGTGCACTTCCACCCCGACGGGATGGCCATCCGCCGCGAGCTGGAGGAGTACATCCGCGAGAAGAACGACGAGCTCGGCTACGAGGAGGTCTGGACCCCCGAGCTCAACAAGGTCGACCTGTGGAAGACCTCGGGCCACTACGAGCACTTCTGCGAGGAGGACGAGATGTTCCACTGGGACCAGGCCAGCGCCCGCACCGAGGGCGACGAGGCCGACGAGTACGGCCTCAAGCCGATGAACTGCGCCAACCACGTCCACCTCTACCAGCGCGAACGCCGCTCCTATCGCGAGCTCCCGAAGCGGTACTGCGAGTTCGGCACCTGCTACCGCAACGAGCGCTCCGGCGAACTCTCCGGGATGCTCCGCGTCCGCGGGTTCACCCAGGACGACGGCCACGCGTTCGTCACCCGCGACCAGATCCAGGGCGAGGTCACCCGCACGCTCGAAGTGATCGACGACGTGCTCGCCGACTTCGGGCTGGACGTGACCTTCAAGCTGGAGACCCAGCCCGACGACTCCTTCGGCGACGACGAACTGTGGGAGCGCGCCGAGGACGACCTCCGCAGCTCGCTCGACGCGCTCGGCGAGGGCTACGAACTCGAGGCCGGGGAGGGGGCCTTCTACGGGCCGAAGATCGCCGCCGACGCCGAGGACGCCATCGGCCGCGAGTGGACCGTCGGCACCGTCCAGCTCGACTTCGTCCAGCCCGAGCGGTTCGACCTCGTCTACGTCGGCGAGGACAACGAGGAACACACCCCGGTCATGATCCACCGCGCGCTGCTCGGGACCTTCGAGCGGTTCATGGCCGTCATGATCGAGCACTTTGCGGGCCGCTTCCCGCTGTGGCTCGCGCCCGAACAGGTCCGCGTCCTCCCGCTCAACGAGGACGTGCTCGGCTACGCCCACCGCCTGCGCAACGACTTCGAGGCGGAGGGCTTCCGCGCGACGGTCGCCGACGGCGACGACACGCTCCAGCGGAAGATCCGCGCCGCCCACGACGAGAACGTCCCGTACATGCTCATCGTCGGCCCCGACGAGGAAGAGGCGGGCACCGTCTCCGTCCGCGACCGCGCCGAGCGCGAGGCCCGCGACGTCGACCCCGAGGAGTTCCGCGAGCACCTCCGCGACGAACGGGCGGAGAAGCGGCTCGAACCGGACTTCCTCGACGAGTAGTCGGGGACGCGTCCGGGCCGACCCGGACCGTTTTTGTCGCTGGCTGCCACACACCGCGAGCATGGCGACCGACGCGCTCCGACGGACGGTGCGGCGCGGCGTCGCGGTCCTCGCGATCCCCCTGTGCCTGATCGCCCTCCAGCTCCGAGAGGTGATCGACGCGCTGCCGCGGGGCGACTACGTGCCCGGCGCGGTGACCGTGATAGTCCCGTCCGGTCTTCTGGTCGGCGCAGTCGGGTATCTAGTCCTCTCGGTGCTGGCGGCGGGCGTCTCGTGGGCGGGCGACGACCCCCGGCCGGCCGACCGTCCCGACGCCGAGTGACCGCCGATAGCGACGACGAGACGCCCGAACACCGGTATCGTTTTGCTCGTCGCGATTCGACCACCCGCTAGTCCCCCTCCATGCCCGCCCGCATCCGCGCGCTGGGGGTCGTCGCGGTCGCCCTCCTGTGTCTGCTGGCCGCGATCGGCGCCCTCGCGCTGTCGGTCCCCGGCGCCCCCGCCGACGCCGACCAGAGCGACCCGACCGACGGCGGCCTCCAGCGCCTCCACGCCGCCGGCGTCACCGGCGGGAACGTCACCGTCGGCGTCGTCGGCGTCACCGGCTTCGATACCGACCACCCGGCGATCGCCGGCCAGGTAGTCGAGAGCCGCGCGTTCGGCGACGGCGCGACGGTAGAGAACGGCGGCCGCAACCGCCACGGCACCGCCACCGCCGCCGTCGTCGCGCGCACCGCTCCCGACGCCGACCTCCGGCTCGCCACCTTCGACGACACGACCGGCTTCCGGCGGGCTGTGACGTGGCTCGTCACCGCCGACGTGGACGTGGTCGTCGCCCCGGTCTCGTTCTACGGCCGCCCCGGCGACGGCACCTCGACGGTCGCGCGACTCGGCGAGTGGGCCCGCCGGCAGGGCGTCGTCTTCGTCGCGCCGACGGGCAACCTCGCCCGGGGCCACTGGGCGGGGCGCTACGGTGACCCCGATGACGGCCGCCTGCGGTTCGGCGAGTCGACGCGCAACTACCTCGCCGGCCGCGGGAGCGAGGCGCGGATCTGGCTCGCCTGGGACCGCGCGCACGCCAACCGGACCTTCGTCGCCGAACTCTACCGGACCGACGACGGCGAGCGCACGCTGGTCGCCCGCTCGGAGCCGTTCCCCGGCGACGGCGTCCCCAACGCCCGGATCAACGCCCGACTGCAGGGCGGCACGTACTACGTCGTCGTCCGCGGCCCGCCGAACGCCACCGGCGCGCGGGTCCGCCTCTCGTCGCCGACCCACCGCTTCCAGCGGACCCGCCCCGCGGAGAGCGTCGCCGCCCCGGCCACCGGCCGCGGCGTGATCGGCGTCGGCGCCTACGACCCCGCCGCCGGCCGTGTCGAACCCTACAGTTCCAGGGGCCCCACCGCCGACGGCCGCCTCGGCGTCGACGTGGTCGCGCCCGCTCGACACGAAATCGGGGGGTATGACGAGCCGCTGGTCGGCTCCTCCGCCGCGACGCCGTACGTCGGCGGCCTCGCCGCGCTCGTCCTCGACGCCGACCCCGACCGCTCGCCCCGTGCCGTCGAACTCCGCCTCGAACGGACGGCCGAGGACGTGGGCCCGGCGGGCACCGACCCCGTCGCCGGCAACGGCCTGGTCGTCCCCGGCCGCGCCGTCGACGTCCCCGCCAACGCCACCGGCTGAGGGAGACTCCCACGGCAGGCGTCGCGTCACGACCGGGCGACCGAAGGAGTGTTCCAAGCAGTCGATCCGACGAGCGGTGGATCCAACGAGCGGTGCTGTCGGCGCGCGCTGTCGTCTCGGAATCGCTTGCGATTCCGAGGGCCGTCAGAGCTTGCTCTGACGTTGGCGCGCTCTCGTGCGCGCGACCGTAGCCGCGCGAGGTCTTCTCGAACTCGTGAGAGAAGGCTCGTCAGAGGTTGTCTCTGACGGTGGATGAGCACCGCAGCTTGCGAGGAGCGCAATCGGCTGGGGAGGTGTGTGGCCGTCTGCGGTGCTGTGCGGGGCGGTGCCGTCCTGGCGGACTGAACGGGCGAGGCGCGCTCGCGTGCAGTTCAGTCGCCTGAGCGACCCCTACCCGAGCGTAGCGAGGGTATGTCGCTCAGCGACCGCGAGCGCACCGAGGGCTTTCACCGCTTGCTGTCCCCTGCGGTAGCGACCCCAGTTAGCGAGCGCGCCGAGGGATTTCATCGTTTGCTGTCAAGTACGGTCGATCCAATCCAGAGCGAGCGCGCCGAGGGCTTTCAGCGCCTGTCGTTTCTTGCGGTCGCGGTCACTGCTAACGAGCGCGGCGAGGGCTCTCAGCGGACACTATCGAGTGCGAGCCGACCGACTGCTACGAACCGAATACGAACCACGACACAGCCGACAGAGATGGGCCCCACACCCTCACACCGACCACCACCGAATCGCAAGACACCGACCGTTCAAAGCGGGATTTAACCTTCGGGTAGGGCTATATGAACAGGGACGAAAGGATCGAACAGGAGATGTCGGGGCTCATCGACCGCATCCAGGACCGGACGGCGACCAGCGACGAGCGACTGCGGGTCCTCGACGTCGAGGGCGAGGAGACCGACGACGTGCTGGACGCGCTCGCGACGGACACCCGGCGGGCGGTCTACCGGGCGCTGTTCGAGCGCCCGCGCACCGCCTCGGAGATCGCCGACGCCGTCGACACGTCGGTCCAGAACGTCCACTACCACGTCTCGAACCTCGAAGCGGCCGGGCTGGTCGAGCCCGTCGACACGCGCTACTCCGAGAAGGGCAACGAGATGACCGTCTACGGGCCGGCGAGCGACCCGCTGGTGATCGTCGGCAACGAGGAGGTCCGCCCGCGCGTCCAGCGGACGCTGACCGACGTGGTCGGCGGGATCGGCCTGCTCGGCGTCGGCGCGCTGCTCGTCCAGTGGGGCGCCGAGCGGGTCGCCCGGCCCTCCATCGGGGGCGCCGGTGCGGGTCCCGCGAGCCCCAACGCGACCGTCGGCGAGCCCGGCTCGCTCGCCTGGCTCGTCTTCGACGTGGTCGAGCCCGGCGTCCTCTTCTTCTTCGCCTGTCTCGCGGTGGCCGCCCTCGCGGCCCTGGCGCTCGACCGGTAGACCCTCGCCTCGATCGGCAGACAACACGCCCCGACCGTCGACGTTTCTCACACCGACAGCGACGGATACGGTCGGCATCCCCGCGCGCGACGACCGTCGACAGCGATGAGCGTCGACAGCGGCGAAGTGACGACGGCGGCGACAGTAGTGAGGAACGGTGAGAACGCGGAGAACAGCAGCGGTTCCCGGAAACGGTGGCGGGAACGGTAACGGAAAACAGGTCAGAAGCGGCCGAACGTGCGAGCCGGACGGGGTCAGCCCCGGACGAAGCCGAGGAAGAGGGCGACGCCGCCGAAGGCGATCAGGCCGCCCACCGCCAGCGCGCCGAGGCCGGTGAGCAGGGAACCGGAACCGCCGGCGGCGGCGACCGTCGCGCCGTCCGGTCCGGCGGGCGGGTCGTCGGCGGTGGCCGTCGAGGCGTCGCCGTCCGCGCCGCTCGCGCCGTCGTCGGCCATGACGACGAGCGTGCCGATGGCGTCGGGCTCGCCGTCGGCCCCGGCGCCGGCCGACACGGCCACGTCGTAGTCGAAGGGGTCGAGCGGGCTGTCGAGCGTCGTCTCGCTCGTGACGTTCGCCGGGCGGACCTCGCCGGCCTCGGCGACGGCCAGCGCGGGGCGGTCGGCGTCGTCGGTCGCGCCCGTCCGGACGACCACGACCGCGCGGTCGTCGCCGTTCGTGTCGCGGATCACGGCGGTCGTCTCGTAGGCGACCTCCTCTCTGTCGCCCAGGGTGACGGTCAGCGCGTCGGCGTCGCCGAACGCGACGGGGATCCGCGCCACGTCGCCCTCGGTGACCTGGGTGACGCCCTGGACGCCGACGCCGTCGGCCGCGAGCGGCGTGGCGGTCGATCCCTCACCGCCCGCGGGCGTCGCGGTCGGGCAGTCGCCCTCGCAGTCGGCGACGCGCCCGTAAGCCTCGGCGAGCGCCTCGCCGTCGCCGCGGACGGTCACCTCGAAGGGCGTGCCCGCCGACACGTCGGTGAAGTCGAACGACCCGGCGAAGGTCCCGTCGTCGTCCACGGTGGTCTCGACCTGCATGAGGAACGGCGACGACGACGAGCGGGAGGTCACCCGGACCGACAGCGTCGTCCCGGGATCGAGCGTCGTCTCGCCGGAGATCTGCTGCTGTGCGGCCGCGTCGACGACGACCTCGCCGTCGTCGTTCGTGTCGACGGTCGTCCCGTCGTGCAGCGGCCGCGGGGTCGCCGTCTCGTCGGTCCCGTCGGCCCCGTCGCTGCCGTCGTCCCCCGTGGACTCGCCGTCGGCGCTCAGCAGCGCCAGCGACCCGATGGCGGCCGGGTCGGCGGGGTCGCCCAGCGAGAGGTCGTAGGCCGTCGGCGCGAGCGGGTCGTCGGTGCCCGCGAGCTCCGTCCGGTTGTCGACCGCGTCGCCGTCGGCGACGGTGAGGTACGACCCGGGGCCGCCCTCGTCGACGGCCGCCGTGTCGAAGCGGACGACGACGGTCCCGTCGCCGTCGGCGTCGGTGACCGTCGCGCGGGCCTCGAAGTTCTGGTCCTCGGCGTCCGCGTCGCCGATCGCGAACCGGATGCCTTCGCCGTCCGAGCCGGTCGTGTTGATCGCGATCTCGGCCGTCTCGCCCTGTCGGACCGTGGTGATCGTCTCCTCGAAGGACGGGCTCGCCGGGGCGCCGGCGGCGACGACCCCCGCCAGCGGGCCGGTGACCAGCGTCGTGACGAGGACGGCGACCAGGGCGAGCCGGGCGCCGCGGCGCGCTCGCGCGGGGAGCGCGCGGGCGCCGGCAGTGACGGAGGGGATGCCGGTCATCCGACCACCTCCGTCGGACGCGGTCGAGCGGCGGCGTTCCGCGGACGGGCGTCGCGTGGCTGTCCGCGTGCGGTGCGTCGGTCGGAGGTGCCGGTCGCGGGCGACCGGTCAGGGTGGCAGTCCTCGGTCATCGCACTCGGAGCGTCGTTCGGCGTACAAATACCACTCCCGTAAGCTTCAAACTGGCTTTGAGCGGCGGTCCGCCGCGGGTCCCCGACGGAACCGCGACGGTCACGAGGTCCGCCGCGCGGGGCTAGGGCTTTTATCCGGGCGCGCGAAGACGTATCCACAGTGGCGAGCGCGTCCGACCCGGACTACCTGCGATTCTTCCCGTACGAGGAGCCGTACGACCACCAGACGGAGGCGATGGGCACCATCTCCGACGCGCTGGCCGACGCCCGGAACGTCCTCTTCGAGGGGGCGACGGGCACGGGCAAGACGCTCGCCTCGCTGGCGCCCGCGCTTGAGTACGCCCGCGAGACGTCGAAGACCGTGGTCATCACGACCAACGTCCACCAGCAGATGCGCCAGTTCGTCCGCGAGGCCGCCGCGATCACCGACCAGGAGCCCATCCGCGCCGTCGTCTTCCAGGGGAAGGCCTCGATGTGCCACATCGACGTGGGCTACGAGGAGTGCCAGGCGCTGCGGGACACGACCCGCGAACTCGTCGACGCCGAGGAGAACCGCGCGGAGCTGGAGGAACAGCAGCGCGCGCTCCTGGAGGAGAGCCAGGACGGCAGCGCCGAGGCCGCCGACGCCCGCGGCGCGGTGATGGACGAACTCGAATCGGTCGAGGAGGAGATCGAACAGATCCGCGAGGAGCGGAACGTCTGCGAGCACTACTACGAGAACCTGACCGCAGACACCGACGCCTTCTACGGCTGGCTCTACGACGACGTGCGCACCCCCGAGGACGTGTACGGCTACGCCGAACGGGAGGGGATGTGCGGCTACGAACTGCTCAAGGAGGGCATGGACGGCGTGGATCTCGTGGTCTGCAACTACCACCACCTGCTCGACCCGACCATCCGCGAGCAGTTCTTCCGGTGGCTGGGCCGCGACCCGGAGGACGTGATCGCCGTCTTCGACGAGGCCCACAACGTCGAGGACGCGGCCCGCGACCACGCCCGCCGCACGCTCACCGAGACGACGCTCGACCAGGCCGTCGAGGAACTGGAGGGCAGCGACGACCCCCGCACGGAGGCGGGGCTGAACGTCCTCGACACCTTCAGGCAGGCGCTGGTCGACGCCTACCAGGAGGCGTTCTCCTTCGGCGAGCGCGAACAGGTCGAGGACAGCTGGTACGACCTGTCGATCGACAACGACGACGCCCGCGACGACCTGACGCTTTCGTTCCTGCAAAACTACTCCGGGCCGGGCTTCCGCGAGGAGCTCGACCGGACGCTCGACCTCGCGCGGGAACTCGACCAGTCCTACGAGGAGGCCTACAAGAACGGCGAGACGACGACGCGCCAGGAGTGCCAGACGCTGCAGGCGGCCACGTTCGTCGAGGACTGGCTCGACGAGTCCGCCGCCGAGGGGCAGTACCCCGTGGTGAGCGTCCGCCGCGCGGAGGAGGGCGGCCCGCGGGAGGCCGGCGAGATCTACGGCCGCGCGGAGCTGTACACCTGCATCCCGAGCCAGGTGACCGCGGATCTCTTCGGCGACCTGCACGCCAGCGTGCTGATGAGCGCGACGCTGCGGCCGTTCGACGTGACGGAGGACGTGCTCGGCCTCGACGACCCGGAGACGCTGGCCTACGGGCCGCAGTTCCCCGAGGAGCGGCGGCGCACCTACGCCGTCGACGGGCCCGCCCTGTTCGCCAGCAAGCGCGACGACATGGAGGTGCAGTCGACGGTCGCCGGCGCGCTGGAGGACGCCGCGCGGTTCACGCCCGGCAACACCCTGGCCTTCTTCCCGAGCTACGCCGAGGCCGAGCGCTACCACCAGCGGGTCGACACGGCCGGCGCGACCTACCTCGACCGCCCCGGCACCTCGGCCAAGGAACTGCGCGAGCGGTTCACCGACGACGACGACGCCGTCCTGTTCACCTCGCTGTGGGGCACCCTCGCCGAGGGGGTGAGCTTCGACGGCGACGACGCCCGGACCGTCGTCGTCGTCGGCGTCCCGTACCCGCACCTCGACGACCGCATGGACGCCGTCCAGGAGGCCTACGACGCCGCGTTCGGCGACGAGGACGAGCCCGGGGGTCGCGGCGGCTCGGGGGCCAGCGGTCGGGACGACGACGAGGGCGCGGGCTGGCGCTACGCCGTCGAGATCCCCACCGTCCGCAAGACCCGCCAGGCGCTCGGTCGGGTCGTCCGCTCGCCCGAGGACTTCGGCGCCCGAATCCTGCTCGACAGGCGCTACACCGAGCGCTCGGAGGTCGAGATGTCCGACTACTCGGTGCGGGGCACCTTCCCGCCCGAGGAGCGCCGGGAGATGGTCGACGTGGACCCCGAGAAGCTCAAGTTCGGGCTCCTGAACTTCTACCAGGACGTGGACGGCTACGACGGCGAACCGCCCCGGCCGTAAGATCGCCCTACCGAGGTCGAGGAGCGGCGGTGCCGGGCGACCGGTGTCGTTCGGACGGCTGAACTCGCAAGCGCAGGTTGCGGGTCGCCCCGGTCTGGACGCCGGCTGATCGCCGGGTTGTCCCCCGATTCCGGGCACGTA encodes the following:
- a CDS encoding ring-cleaving dioxygenase; the encoded protein is MADPNPTPGIHHVTCIAGDPQRNMDFWVETLGLRLVKRSINQDDPSTYHFFFADAEGTPGTSMTFFPWEGMTRGKVGSGQVSRTAFRVPEGSLDYWEDRFDDYGVDYDDRVERFGETVLPFEDPDGLPVELVEVEIPDDDPTVPWTEFVPEEAAIRGFHSVTLWLADPQPTEELLEAMGMERVGTEEAEGGTPGDERTRFEATGAVGQYVDVLPTIQGGRQGHGTVHHVAFQTPTDEDQEGMRKAVRSRGLSPTQQIDRHWFRSVYFREHGGVLFELATRDPGYTSDEPLDDLGGRLVLPGTFEDRREEIEANLADVTVPRAEAAEADD
- a CDS encoding L-threonylcarbamoyladenylate synthase produces the protein MTDVERAARAIADGDLVVYPTETVYGMGANAVDAEAVERVFEVKGRDRDKPVSLGVPSVERATEYVDPTERELDFMREFLPGPVTVVVRRRDAVPDVLTAGREKVGVRVPDHDLALELFEAAEVPVTATSANLSGTGSVREPSELSDEVRERVAAVLDGGRTDGMESTVVDAETGEIHRRGAMADDIEAWLADHADTG
- the glmM gene encoding phosphoglucosamine mutase, producing the protein MRVFGSSGVRGVVNDDLTPSDATDVAQAAGTVWRAGGADRVAVARDTRRTGPMLVDSVAGGLASVGVSVDRLGVVPTPGLQAYAEREGVPGLMVTASHNPPEYNGIKLVGADGVELPRERLEAIETRLLDEAPRRVGWAETGERRHVDGAARAYVDELLAAVDREAVADADLTVAVDPGHGAGAVTSPEFFRRLGCRVKTIHAQPDGHFPGRDPEPVAANLGDLRRFVRATDADLGVAHDGDADRAIFVDERGDHVEGGAALAALAADALDEGDTAVSAVNASQRLVDVVDAAGADLTLTPIGSTYIVSRIRDLLATGESVPVAGEGNGGVLFPDYRIARDGAYTAARFCELLARRGEPASDVVADYDDYVNVRRDVAYDSERQREAMLDAIERAAEESVADLDTTDGYRLDYGDGWVLARPSGTEPVVRVYAEARSADRAEELADRLHDAVSGIRVD
- the pyrE gene encoding orotate phosphoribosyltransferase; protein product: MDTQGLIDALRAADAVKFGEFELSHGGTSNYYVDKYLFETDPDCLEAIAEAFADHLARTTDGETKLAGVALGAVPLVAVTSVESGNPYVIVRKQQKEYGTANLVEGELADGEEVVVLEDIATTGQSAVDAAEALREAGAVVNRVLVVVDREEGAAENLAEHDLELESLVTASDLLDDAPEGVDAT
- the thrS gene encoding threonine--tRNA ligase gives rise to the protein MSQQESSVTVELPDGSTLDVPSGATVEDVAYEIGPGLGSDTVAGKLDGELVAKEEPVYDGARVEIVTPSADEYLQVMRHSAAHVLAQAVLREYPDADLATGPPTEEGFYYDFDGVDVDEDDFDELVAEMESIVEDDLAIEREEVPIDEARERVAGSPYKEEILEDLAAGDRGADDDIETVSFYSQGEFSDLCAGPHVASTGEIGAVDLREIAATNWRGDEDQPRLTRVYGTAFESESDLEDYWERKEEAERRDHRRIGREMNLFSIPEHSPGCVHFHPDGMAIRRELEEYIREKNDELGYEEVWTPELNKVDLWKTSGHYEHFCEEDEMFHWDQASARTEGDEADEYGLKPMNCANHVHLYQRERRSYRELPKRYCEFGTCYRNERSGELSGMLRVRGFTQDDGHAFVTRDQIQGEVTRTLEVIDDVLADFGLDVTFKLETQPDDSFGDDELWERAEDDLRSSLDALGEGYELEAGEGAFYGPKIAADAEDAIGREWTVGTVQLDFVQPERFDLVYVGEDNEEHTPVMIHRALLGTFERFMAVMIEHFAGRFPLWLAPEQVRVLPLNEDVLGYAHRLRNDFEAEGFRATVADGDDTLQRKIRAAHDENVPYMLIVGPDEEEAGTVSVRDRAEREARDVDPEEFREHLRDERAEKRLEPDFLDE